A part of Aegilops tauschii subsp. strangulata cultivar AL8/78 chromosome 2, Aet v6.0, whole genome shotgun sequence genomic DNA contains:
- the LOC109732097 gene encoding uncharacterized protein At4g19900-like translates to MAATPTATHATSLFFPPAPTMAPAPRKPLPLLLLSFSFPVLLLLFSIVFLLSHTTFSLLLCPLLPQSPSRSANATMTTDAAAAAASLDVSMDRTLLAFHVTASPPPPAPLAPTPPVKSKKNSKKASTKRNKGLFKRLIRQAPRTRQFAARAAELFAPPSPQRPCAHRFFMTWLSPLEQFGSREALVLETLFRWHRDACLLIASDTMDSPGGSDRLRPFVDRGFRVRAASPDLAHLLRGTPAEPWLGAVRRGEVSPGSVPLGQNLSNLLRLALLYKYGGVYLDADVVVLRPLSGLRNAIGAQAVDAATGDWMRLNNAVMAFDRGHPLLREFIAEFAATFDGSKWGHNGPYLVSRVTRRMPELDVTVLPPRAFYPVDWNKIGGLFMAPKDRKEEKWVQAKVDNIRGGSFGIHLWNRESRGIEMEEGSVIRRLISAGCLFCNSSVVA, encoded by the coding sequence ATGGCTGCTACTCCTACGGCAACCCACGCCACTTCGCTCTTCTTCCCTCCCGCTCCGACCATGGCGCCGGCCCCTCGGAAGCCATTGCCATTGCTcctcctttccttctccttccccgtcctcctcctactcttctccatcgtcttcctcctctcgcacACCACCTTCAGCCTCCTCCTCTGCCCTCTCCTCCCGCAGTCACCTTCGAGGTCAGCAAATGCCACGATGACCactgatgctgctgccgccgccgctagCCTTGACGTCTCCATGGACAGGACCCTGCTCGCGTTCCACGTCACGGCGTCGCCACCGCCGCCGGCGCCTCTTGCTCCTACTCCACCGGTTAAGAGTAAGAAGAACAGCAAGAAAGCCTCCACGAAGCGAAACAAGGGCCTCTTCAAGCGCCTGATCAGGCAAGCTCCCCGGACGCGGCAGTTCGCGGCGCGCGCGGCCGAGCTCttcgcgccgccgtcgccgcagcGGCCGTGCGCGCACCGCTTCTTCATGACGTGGCTGTCCCCGCTCGAGCAGTTCGGAAGCCGCGAGGCCCTCGTCCTGGAGACCCTCTTCCGGTGGCACCGCGACGCCTGCCTCCTCATCGCCTCCGACACCATGGACTCCCCGGGCGGCAGCGACAGGCTCCGGCCGTTCGTCGACCGCGGCTTCCGCGTCCGCGCCGCGTCGCCGGACCTGGCGCACCTGCTGCGCGGCACGCCGGCGGAGCCGTGGCTCGGCGCGGTGCGGCGCGGGGAGGTCAGCCCGGGGAGCGTGCCGCTCGGGCAGAACCTCTCCAACCTCCTCCGCCTCGCGCTGCTCTACAAGTACGGCGGCGTGTACCTCGAcgccgacgtcgtcgtcctcaggCCCCTGTCGGGCCTCCGCAACGCCATCGGGGCGCAGGCCGTGGACGCGGCCACCGGCGACTGGATGCGGCTGAACAACGCCGTGATGGCGTTCGACCGGGGCCACCCGCTGCTGCGCGAGTTCATCGCCGAGTTCGCCGCCACGTTCGACGGCAGCAAGTGGGGGCACAACGGGCCCTACCTGGTGTCGAGGGTGACGCGCCGGATGCCGGAGCTGGACGTCACGGTGCTGCCGCCGCGGGCGTTCTACCCCGTGGACTGGAACAAGATCGGCGGGCTGTTCATGGCGCCCAAGGACAGGAAGGAGGAGAAGTGGGTGCAGGCCAAGGTGGACAACATCAGAGGTGGGAGCTTCGGCATCCATCTGTGGAACAGGGAGAGCAGAGGGATCGAAATGGAGGAGGGGAGCGTGATCCGAAGGTTGATTTCGGCCGGCTGCTTGTTCTGCAATTCTTCCGTCGTTGCATGA
- the LOC109732114 gene encoding RNA polymerase II C-terminal domain phosphatase-like 1 isoform X2 yields the protein MIKSMVYFGHISIGEVELWPKGETNVAAAPWVREIRVDRLSPPSERCLPLAVLHTVSSGALCFVMESRPSPATADDEPPSSLVAMHTACLRDNKTAVFPLGAEEIHLVAMKPKSNLPNHACFWGYKVPLGLYNSCLSMLNLRCLGIVFDLDETLIVANTTRSFEDRIDALQRKLSKETDPQRISGMLAEIKRYQEDRTMLKQYIDGDQVIDGGKMYKVQSEVVPPLADNHQPMIRPVIRLQEKSIILTRINPSIRDTSVLVRLRPAWDDLRSYLIARGRKRFEVYVCTMAERDYALEMWRLLDPDSRLINSVQLPHRLVCVKSGFKKSLLNVFHDGSCHPGMALVIDDRLKVWEEKDQCRVHVVPAFSPYYAPQAEANFPIPVLCVARNVACNVRGSFFKEFDEGLLPSISEVHFDDELDHVPSSPDVGNYLISEDENAASLNVNKDPMAFDGMADAEVERRMKEAVCSVQAADPVTTNVDVISAAANQQFATSSSIPLAPPLGMVPLNNDQGPQPPSVSWSDAQSGMVDPLQGSPAREEGEVPESELDPDTRRRLLILQHGQDTRDPTPPFAAEPSVQASVPPVQSQGNWFPVEDEMDPRNLNRTSTDFHVESDAVHSDKSQPPHQPYFPARDNPVFSDRFNHQNQRYSSQLPHSEDRQMLQNQAPTTYRSFSGEDMATQRFHPGNRSSQMESGRQFVQYTETSGAVLEEIAAKCGFKVEYRSTLCDTTELRFSIQIWIVGEKVGEGMGRTRKEAQRQAANISLRNLADKFLSFDPDKMTVPMDDGFSSNPNSFKYTGIDGDNIVPVASTSDGSRYMHERVDNSTKSAGSVAALKELCTAEGYNLVFQAQPSPLDSLTRKEVHAQIEIGGQILGKGVGVTWEEAKAADGALGTLRYMLGQRPQKRSGSPRSFASNYNKRYKPDFQPMAQRIPSGRYSRNDSRVP from the exons ATGATCAAATCGATGGTGTATTTCGGGCACATCTCCATCGGGGAGGTGGAGCTGTGGCCCAAGGGGGAGACGAACGTGGCGGCGGCACCGTGGGTGCGGGAGATCCGGGTGGACCGCCTCTCCCCGCCCAGCGAGCGGTGCCTGCCGCTCGCCGTGCTGCACACTGTGTCCTCCGGCGCCCTCTGCTTCGTAATGGAGTCGAGGCCAAGCCCAGCAACAGCTGACGACGAGCCCCCGTCGTCGCTTGTTGCCATGCACACCGCTTGCCTGAGAGACAATAAG ACAGCAGTTTTTCCACTTGGAGCAGAAGAAATCCATTTAGTTGCAATGAAACCCAAGAGTAACTTGCCCAACCACGCATGTTTTTGGGGCTATAAAGTACCATTAGGCCTGTATAATTCTTGCTTGAGTATGTTGAATCTTCGATGCCTTGGTATTGTGTTTGACCTTGATGAAACACTAATTGTTGCCAATACCACACGGTCTTTTGAAGACAGAATTGATGCACTCCAGAGAAAATTGAGTAAAGAGACTGATCCACAGCGTATTAGTGGTATGTTGGCAGAGATCAAGAGGTACCAAGAGGACAGGACTATGCTAAAGCAGTATATAGATGGTGATCAAGTTATTGATGGTGGGAAAATGTATAAAGTACAATCCGAGGTTGTTCCACCTTTAGCTGATAATCATCAACCTATGATCCGTCCTGTTATAAGGCTACAAGAGAAAAGTATTATATTGACACGTATAAATCCATCG ATAAGAGATACCAGTGTTCTGGTGCGGTTAAGGCCTGCTTGGGATGATCTTCGGAGCTACTTGATTGCAAGAGGTCGGAAACGTTTTGAGGTGTATGTGTGCACAATGGCTGAGAGGGACTATGCCTTGGAAATGTGGAGGTTGCTTGATCCTGATTCTAGACTGATAAACTCTGTTCAACTTCCTCACAGGCTTGTCTGTGTCAAATCTG GCTTTAAAAAGTCATTGCTAAATGTGTTCCATGATGGATCTTGTCACCCTGGTATGGCTCTAGTGATTGATGACCGTTTGAAAGTTTGGGAGGAGAAGGACCAATGTCGAGTTCATGTTGTTCCTGCCTTCTCTCCGTATTACGCTCCGCAAGCAGAG GCGAACTTCCCTATTCCAGTTCTTTGCGTTGCCAGAAATGTTGCATGCAATGTTAGGGGTAGCTTCTTCAA GGAATTCGATGAGGGTCTTCTACCATCGATCAGTGAAGTTCATTTTGACGATGAATTAGATCATGTTCCGTCTTCTCCTGATGTTGGAAATTATTTGATTTCAGAG GATGAGAATGCAGCAAGTTTGAATGTGAACAAAGATCCGATGGCTTTTGACGGTATGGCAGATGCAGAGGTTGAGAGGAGAATGAAG GAAGCAGTTTGCAGTGTGCAAGCTGCAGATCCAGTGACAACAAATGTTGACGTGATATCAGCAGCTGCTAACCAGCAATTTGCTACATCTTCATCTATTCCGTTAGCACCACCACTGGGCATGGTGCCTTTGAATAACGATCAAGGTCCTCAGCCTCCTTCAGTCAGCTGGTCTGATGCTCAATCTGGTATGGTGGATCCTTTGCAAGGTTCTCCAGCTAGAGAAGAGGGTGAGGTTCCTGAGTCTGAGTTAGATCCTGACACAAGGAGAAGGCTTCTGATATTACAGCATggccaagacacaagagatcccACACCACCCTTCGCTGCAGAACCTTCTGTACAAGCCTCAGTTCCTCCAGTGCAATCTCAGGGAAATTGGTTTCCTGTAGAGGATGAGATGGACCCAAGAAACTTAAATAGGACTTCAACGGACTTTCATGTAGAATCTGATGCTGTACATAGTGATAAAAGTCAACCACCACATCAACCATACTTCCCTGCTCGTGATAATCCTGTATTTTCCGATAGATTTAACCATCAGAACCAGAGATATTCTTCTCAG CTACCTCACAGTGAGGATCGTCAAATGCTTCAGAACCAGGCACCTACAACATATAGATCATTTTCTG GCGAGGATATGGCAACCCAGCGTTTTCATCCAGGTAACAGAAGCAGCCAAATGGAGTCAGGACGTCAATTTGTACAATACACAGAGACATCTGGTGCTGTATTGGAGGAGATTGCAGCGAAGTGTGGATTTAAG GTGGAGTACAGGTCAACTTTATGTGATACTACAGAGTTGCGATTCTCCATTCAG ATTTGGATTGTTGGAGAAAAAGTAGGCGAAGGAATGGGAAGAACAAGGAAAGAAGCTCAACGACAAGCTGCTAATATATCATTAAGAAATCTGGCAG ATAAATTTCTGTCATTTGATCCAGATAAGATGACAGTTCCTATGGATGATGGTTTTAGTAGCAATCCAAACTCATTCAAATATACAGGGATTGATGGAGATAATATAGTACCAGTTGCAAGCACGTCGGATGGGTCTAGATATATGCACGAGAGAGTTGATAACTCAACCAAATCTGCTGGTTCTGTTGCTGCTCTTAAGGAGCTT TGTACAGCTGAGGGGTATAACTTAGTTTTCCAAGCTCAGCCATCTCCATTAGATAGTTTGACAAGGAAAGAAGTTCATGCTCAG ATTGAAATAGGCGGGCAAATCCTGGGAAAAGGAGTTGGAGTAACATGGGAGGAAGCTAAG GCTGCTGATGGGGCTCTGGGAACTCTGAGATACATGCTTGGTCAACGTCCACAGAAACGGTCTGGATCTCCAAG GTCATTTGCATCCAATTATAATAAGCGCTACAAGCCAGATTTCCAGCCGATGGCACAAAGGATTCCTTCTGGCAGATATTCTAGGAATGACAGTCGTGTTCCCTGA
- the LOC109732114 gene encoding RNA polymerase II C-terminal domain phosphatase-like 1 isoform X1, with product MIKSMVYFGHISIGEVELWPKGETNVAAAPWVREIRVDRLSPPSERCLPLAVLHTVSSGALCFVMESRPSPATADDEPPSSLVAMHTACLRDNKTAVFPLGAEEIHLVAMKPKSNLPNHACFWGYKVPLGLYNSCLSMLNLRCLGIVFDLDETLIVANTTRSFEDRIDALQRKLSKETDPQRISGMLAEIKRYQEDRTMLKQYIDGDQVIDGGKMYKVQSEVVPPLADNHQPMIRPVIRLQEKSIILTRINPSIRDTSVLVRLRPAWDDLRSYLIARGRKRFEVYVCTMAERDYALEMWRLLDPDSRLINSVQLPHRLVCVKSGFKKSLLNVFHDGSCHPGMALVIDDRLKVWEEKDQCRVHVVPAFSPYYAPQAEANFPIPVLCVARNVACNVRGSFFKEFDEGLLPSISEVHFDDELDHVPSSPDVGNYLISEDENAASLNVNKDPMAFDGMADAEVERRMKEAVCSVQAADPVTTNVDVISAAANQQFATSSSIPLAPPLGMVPLNNDQGPQPPSVSWSDAQSGMVDPLQGSPAREEGEVPESELDPDTRRRLLILQHGQDTRDPTPPFAAEPSVQASVPPVQSQGNWFPVEDEMDPRNLNRTSTDFHVESDAVHSDKSQPPHQPYFPARDNPVFSDRFNHQNQRYSSQLPHSEDRQMLQNQAPTTYRSFSGEDMATQRFHPGNRSSQMESGRQFVQYTETSGAVLEEIAAKCGFKVEYRSTLCDTTELRFSIQIWIVGEKVGEGMGRTRKEAQRQAANISLRNLADKFLSFDPDKMTVPMDDGFSSNPNSFKYTGIDGDNIVPVASTSDGSRYMHERVDNSTKSAGSVAALKELCTAEGYNLVFQAQPSPLDSLTRKEVHAQIEIGGQILGKGVGVTWEEAKVQAADGALGTLRYMLGQRPQKRSGSPRSFASNYNKRYKPDFQPMAQRIPSGRYSRNDSRVP from the exons ATGATCAAATCGATGGTGTATTTCGGGCACATCTCCATCGGGGAGGTGGAGCTGTGGCCCAAGGGGGAGACGAACGTGGCGGCGGCACCGTGGGTGCGGGAGATCCGGGTGGACCGCCTCTCCCCGCCCAGCGAGCGGTGCCTGCCGCTCGCCGTGCTGCACACTGTGTCCTCCGGCGCCCTCTGCTTCGTAATGGAGTCGAGGCCAAGCCCAGCAACAGCTGACGACGAGCCCCCGTCGTCGCTTGTTGCCATGCACACCGCTTGCCTGAGAGACAATAAG ACAGCAGTTTTTCCACTTGGAGCAGAAGAAATCCATTTAGTTGCAATGAAACCCAAGAGTAACTTGCCCAACCACGCATGTTTTTGGGGCTATAAAGTACCATTAGGCCTGTATAATTCTTGCTTGAGTATGTTGAATCTTCGATGCCTTGGTATTGTGTTTGACCTTGATGAAACACTAATTGTTGCCAATACCACACGGTCTTTTGAAGACAGAATTGATGCACTCCAGAGAAAATTGAGTAAAGAGACTGATCCACAGCGTATTAGTGGTATGTTGGCAGAGATCAAGAGGTACCAAGAGGACAGGACTATGCTAAAGCAGTATATAGATGGTGATCAAGTTATTGATGGTGGGAAAATGTATAAAGTACAATCCGAGGTTGTTCCACCTTTAGCTGATAATCATCAACCTATGATCCGTCCTGTTATAAGGCTACAAGAGAAAAGTATTATATTGACACGTATAAATCCATCG ATAAGAGATACCAGTGTTCTGGTGCGGTTAAGGCCTGCTTGGGATGATCTTCGGAGCTACTTGATTGCAAGAGGTCGGAAACGTTTTGAGGTGTATGTGTGCACAATGGCTGAGAGGGACTATGCCTTGGAAATGTGGAGGTTGCTTGATCCTGATTCTAGACTGATAAACTCTGTTCAACTTCCTCACAGGCTTGTCTGTGTCAAATCTG GCTTTAAAAAGTCATTGCTAAATGTGTTCCATGATGGATCTTGTCACCCTGGTATGGCTCTAGTGATTGATGACCGTTTGAAAGTTTGGGAGGAGAAGGACCAATGTCGAGTTCATGTTGTTCCTGCCTTCTCTCCGTATTACGCTCCGCAAGCAGAG GCGAACTTCCCTATTCCAGTTCTTTGCGTTGCCAGAAATGTTGCATGCAATGTTAGGGGTAGCTTCTTCAA GGAATTCGATGAGGGTCTTCTACCATCGATCAGTGAAGTTCATTTTGACGATGAATTAGATCATGTTCCGTCTTCTCCTGATGTTGGAAATTATTTGATTTCAGAG GATGAGAATGCAGCAAGTTTGAATGTGAACAAAGATCCGATGGCTTTTGACGGTATGGCAGATGCAGAGGTTGAGAGGAGAATGAAG GAAGCAGTTTGCAGTGTGCAAGCTGCAGATCCAGTGACAACAAATGTTGACGTGATATCAGCAGCTGCTAACCAGCAATTTGCTACATCTTCATCTATTCCGTTAGCACCACCACTGGGCATGGTGCCTTTGAATAACGATCAAGGTCCTCAGCCTCCTTCAGTCAGCTGGTCTGATGCTCAATCTGGTATGGTGGATCCTTTGCAAGGTTCTCCAGCTAGAGAAGAGGGTGAGGTTCCTGAGTCTGAGTTAGATCCTGACACAAGGAGAAGGCTTCTGATATTACAGCATggccaagacacaagagatcccACACCACCCTTCGCTGCAGAACCTTCTGTACAAGCCTCAGTTCCTCCAGTGCAATCTCAGGGAAATTGGTTTCCTGTAGAGGATGAGATGGACCCAAGAAACTTAAATAGGACTTCAACGGACTTTCATGTAGAATCTGATGCTGTACATAGTGATAAAAGTCAACCACCACATCAACCATACTTCCCTGCTCGTGATAATCCTGTATTTTCCGATAGATTTAACCATCAGAACCAGAGATATTCTTCTCAG CTACCTCACAGTGAGGATCGTCAAATGCTTCAGAACCAGGCACCTACAACATATAGATCATTTTCTG GCGAGGATATGGCAACCCAGCGTTTTCATCCAGGTAACAGAAGCAGCCAAATGGAGTCAGGACGTCAATTTGTACAATACACAGAGACATCTGGTGCTGTATTGGAGGAGATTGCAGCGAAGTGTGGATTTAAG GTGGAGTACAGGTCAACTTTATGTGATACTACAGAGTTGCGATTCTCCATTCAG ATTTGGATTGTTGGAGAAAAAGTAGGCGAAGGAATGGGAAGAACAAGGAAAGAAGCTCAACGACAAGCTGCTAATATATCATTAAGAAATCTGGCAG ATAAATTTCTGTCATTTGATCCAGATAAGATGACAGTTCCTATGGATGATGGTTTTAGTAGCAATCCAAACTCATTCAAATATACAGGGATTGATGGAGATAATATAGTACCAGTTGCAAGCACGTCGGATGGGTCTAGATATATGCACGAGAGAGTTGATAACTCAACCAAATCTGCTGGTTCTGTTGCTGCTCTTAAGGAGCTT TGTACAGCTGAGGGGTATAACTTAGTTTTCCAAGCTCAGCCATCTCCATTAGATAGTTTGACAAGGAAAGAAGTTCATGCTCAG ATTGAAATAGGCGGGCAAATCCTGGGAAAAGGAGTTGGAGTAACATGGGAGGAAGCTAAGGTGCAG GCTGCTGATGGGGCTCTGGGAACTCTGAGATACATGCTTGGTCAACGTCCACAGAAACGGTCTGGATCTCCAAG GTCATTTGCATCCAATTATAATAAGCGCTACAAGCCAGATTTCCAGCCGATGGCACAAAGGATTCCTTCTGGCAGATATTCTAGGAATGACAGTCGTGTTCCCTGA